A region of Thermodesulfobacteriota bacterium DNA encodes the following proteins:
- the lgt gene encoding prolipoprotein diacylglyceryl transferase — protein MYPILFKIGKFSLCSYSFFIAIGLILGILIVRKEANRTGEDPEKIMDLCFYLLISAIVGSRLFYMATNPVIFFQDPWEIIRIQNGGLVFYGGLIAALITGLIYMKSTAMPLWKTADMLAPAIAVGQFWGMIGCFFTGCCYGRVSDFPWAVTFTHPHSLAPTGIPIHPVQLYFALNYLIIYGVLLVFRKYKKFDGQLFWIYVLLFGVTFATLETFRGDIQSYSVSGALSVSQTVGAGLAMIAAVMIMLLRKTPETN, from the coding sequence ATGTACCCCATCCTTTTTAAAATTGGAAAGTTTTCCCTCTGCAGCTACAGTTTTTTCATAGCAATCGGGTTGATACTGGGGATATTGATTGTCAGGAAAGAGGCCAACAGGACAGGAGAAGATCCGGAAAAGATCATGGATCTGTGTTTCTATTTGCTGATCTCGGCTATTGTCGGGTCACGGCTGTTTTATATGGCGACAAACCCCGTTATATTTTTTCAGGATCCTTGGGAAATAATACGAATACAAAACGGGGGTCTTGTTTTTTACGGAGGATTGATCGCCGCCCTGATCACAGGGCTCATCTATATGAAATCAACAGCCATGCCCCTTTGGAAAACGGCTGACATGTTGGCCCCGGCTATTGCAGTGGGCCAGTTTTGGGGAATGATTGGTTGTTTTTTTACGGGCTGCTGTTACGGAAGGGTATCCGATTTTCCCTGGGCAGTGACCTTCACCCACCCACATTCTCTTGCGCCTACCGGTATTCCTATCCACCCGGTACAGCTTTATTTTGCTTTAAATTATCTTATTATCTATGGTGTTTTACTTGTTTTTCGTAAGTATAAAAAATTTGACGGCCAATTATTCTGGATTTACGTTTTGCTTTTTGGGGTGACCTTTGCCACCCTTGAAACATTTCGCGGCGACATCCAAAGCTACTCTGTTTCCGGGGCGTTATCTGTTTCCCAAACAGTCGGCGCAGGATTGGCGATGATTGCCGCTGTGATGATTATGCTGCTTAGAAAAACGCCGGAAACAAATTAA
- the lspA gene encoding signal peptidase II produces the protein MNAFYAKYIRLVSVAGLVVVADQITKTLILKSMPLYHSVTVIPGFFNLVHIQNPGGAFGFLANQSSALRTVVFLFISSLAVGLVFWFYKNTPKTHPWLATAFAMIFGGAIGNLIDRIRFGKVIDFLDFYLGDLHWHAFNIADSAISVGITVFIFHLLFKKLPE, from the coding sequence ATGAACGCTTTTTACGCCAAATACATAAGGCTTGTCAGTGTTGCCGGATTGGTTGTAGTTGCCGACCAGATCACCAAAACATTGATCTTGAAATCAATGCCTCTTTATCATTCAGTGACGGTGATACCCGGATTCTTCAACCTCGTTCATATTCAAAATCCAGGTGGCGCTTTTGGGTTTTTGGCCAATCAAAGCTCAGCTTTGCGAACCGTCGTATTCCTTTTTATTTCATCACTGGCGGTGGGATTGGTTTTCTGGTTCTATAAAAACACGCCCAAGACACATCCATGGCTTGCCACCGCTTTTGCCATGATTTTCGGAGGCGCTATCGGCAACCTCATTGACAGAATACGTTTTGGAAAGGTGATTGATTTTCTTGATTTCTACCTGGGGGATTTGCACTGGCATGCTTTTAATATAGCAGACAGCGCCATTTCCGTAGGAATTACTGTTTTTATTTTTCACCTGCTGTTTAAAAAACTGCCCGAGTAG